A genomic region of Polyangia bacterium contains the following coding sequences:
- a CDS encoding P-loop NTPase: MSFRDPVPKRPARPIAEAGRASAANRLHRVEVMNASRWRRPAVDKRPRIVAVGGGTMGVGKSSVASNLAVAIAGLGHQVVLVDLDLEAPQLHRLFGIDRPVPGLQALLHHEIENFDVSLTSTGIKNLHLIAGGDGADGHLYLDRGQKHHLARQINELESEVIVVDIGASNRGDLLDFFAIGAVRLAVSTSTTPALERAYAFLKGATRRAIDQYGGASEQALASFGGALIGNMSTSADDTERFHAFARLVEEHLGIQLPVLGCLRTDERVAESARQRRPLLALPGVDQNVHTFHRMAEHLMSDEVFVSPACDLVPATSSTFADQPLPSPLEAYMRRHPRHAVNWMATLIVGDRSLPVRMIDVSVSGAALEAMPGLTVGDQAVLRLDQLPGPPSVEVLIQNIKPTLSRIGVAFLGDTGVPAQLIDAAVNPRS; encoded by the coding sequence ATGAGCTTTCGCGACCCGGTTCCCAAGCGCCCTGCCCGCCCCATCGCGGAGGCCGGCCGCGCATCGGCGGCCAATCGTCTTCACCGCGTCGAGGTGATGAACGCCAGCCGCTGGCGCCGGCCCGCGGTGGACAAGCGACCGCGCATCGTCGCCGTGGGCGGCGGGACCATGGGCGTGGGCAAAAGCTCGGTGGCCAGCAACCTGGCGGTGGCCATCGCCGGCCTCGGCCATCAAGTGGTGCTGGTCGATCTGGATCTGGAGGCGCCGCAGCTGCATCGCCTGTTCGGCATCGATCGTCCGGTGCCCGGCCTGCAGGCGCTGTTGCACCACGAGATCGAAAACTTTGACGTGTCGCTGACGTCGACCGGGATCAAGAACCTGCACCTCATCGCCGGCGGCGACGGCGCCGACGGCCACCTGTATCTGGATCGCGGACAGAAACACCACCTGGCCAGGCAGATCAACGAGCTGGAAAGCGAAGTCATCGTGGTCGACATCGGGGCGTCGAACCGCGGCGACCTCCTGGACTTCTTCGCCATCGGCGCCGTGCGCCTGGCGGTGTCGACGTCGACGACGCCCGCGCTGGAACGGGCGTACGCGTTCTTGAAAGGCGCCACCCGCCGCGCCATCGATCAATATGGCGGCGCCAGCGAACAGGCCCTGGCCAGCTTCGGCGGCGCGCTGATCGGCAACATGTCCACCAGCGCCGACGACACCGAACGGTTTCACGCCTTCGCCCGCCTGGTCGAAGAACACCTGGGCATCCAGCTTCCGGTGCTGGGCTGCCTGCGCACCGACGAGCGCGTGGCAGAATCGGCGCGCCAGCGGCGGCCCTTGCTGGCCCTTCCCGGCGTTGATCAGAATGTCCATACCTTCCACCGAATGGCCGAACACCTGATGTCCGATGAGGTCTTCGTCTCGCCCGCCTGCGATCTGGTGCCGGCCACGTCCAGCACCTTCGCCGACCAGCCGTTGCCGTCCCCGCTGGAGGCGTACATGCGGCGCCACCCGCGCCATGCCGTCAACTGGATGGCCACGCTGATCGTGGGCGACCGGTCGCTGCCGGTGCGGATGATCGACGTTTCGGTGAGCGGCGCCGCGCTGGAAGCAATGCCCGGCCTGACCGTCGGCGACCAGGCGGTGCTGCGCCTGGATCAATTGCCCGGACCGCCCTCGGTCGAGGTCCTCATTCAAAACATCAAGCCGACGCTGTCCCGGATCGGTGTGGCCTTTCTCGGCGACACCGGTGTCCCGGCCCAGCTGATTGACGCCGCCGTCAACCCGCGCTCATGA